From Marivirga harenae, one genomic window encodes:
- a CDS encoding retropepsin-like aspartic protease encodes MKNIFYLVVIILSSTLISCSYLKNVQLLSGGELKRQKFVQAIPFEMRKDLIVVKAKVNGDSTEREFIFDTGAFNSKIEKGLAESLSMKTITTKSNSTAAGVTRKIEVTRIDSLVFGETAFYNVGAGKVEYDEQSASPCIAQHGIIGANIMKLAHWKIDYEHQMIYFSDQPFVVKESAYNIEFDNPLLSGTPLISMKIGGKEAQNILFDVGYNGGLVLPIALAKEFEGSEKLFFDRSTTGIYGAKADTLIEKQLEVEIDGFQTSIPVNFSANGKALLGNEFLKHFEVIINYDKNIIQLIERKTVSIDPNAPFIPGVLNDNQWVVDRTTEDLPFDLGDTLNSVNGKTPRELFDNYCDYLMHVGTLINTDSLKLVKSSGEEFIINNKSISK; translated from the coding sequence ATGAAAAATATTTTTTACTTAGTAGTCATCATCCTTTCCAGTACTTTGATAAGCTGTAGTTACTTAAAAAATGTACAGTTATTAAGTGGCGGAGAATTAAAGCGTCAGAAGTTTGTACAAGCCATCCCTTTTGAGATGAGAAAGGACTTGATTGTGGTAAAAGCAAAAGTAAATGGTGATAGCACAGAGCGAGAATTTATTTTTGATACGGGCGCTTTCAATAGCAAAATTGAAAAGGGATTGGCAGAGTCGCTCAGTATGAAAACCATCACTACCAAATCCAATTCTACCGCAGCTGGAGTAACTAGAAAAATTGAGGTCACTAGAATAGACTCCTTAGTTTTTGGAGAAACGGCTTTTTATAATGTCGGAGCTGGAAAAGTTGAGTATGATGAGCAGTCTGCCAGTCCTTGCATAGCGCAGCATGGCATCATTGGGGCTAATATTATGAAGCTAGCCCACTGGAAAATTGATTACGAACATCAGATGATCTATTTTTCAGATCAACCCTTTGTAGTTAAAGAATCAGCTTACAATATTGAATTTGATAACCCATTGCTTTCTGGAACGCCATTGATTAGTATGAAAATAGGTGGAAAGGAAGCGCAGAACATCCTATTTGATGTGGGCTATAATGGTGGTTTAGTATTACCCATTGCCTTAGCCAAAGAATTTGAAGGAAGTGAAAAGTTATTTTTCGACAGATCAACTACTGGAATTTACGGAGCCAAAGCGGATACGCTTATTGAAAAACAGTTGGAAGTTGAAATTGATGGATTTCAGACTAGTATTCCTGTTAATTTCTCCGCAAACGGAAAAGCGCTCTTGGGCAATGAGTTTTTGAAGCACTTTGAGGTAATTATTAATTATGATAAGAATATAATTCAGTTGATTGAAAGAAAGACTGTCAGTATTGATCCTAATGCTCCATTCATTCCAGGTGTTTTGAATGATAATCAATGGGTGGTTGATAGAACTACTGAAGATTTACCTTTTGATTTGGGGGACACATTAAATTCAGTAAATGGCAAAACACCAAGAGAGTTATTTGATAATTACTGTGACTATCTAATGCATGTTGGGACTCTGATTAATACGGACAGCTTAAAGCTTGTGAAATCAAGCGGAGAAGAATTCATTATTAATAATAAATCTATTTCGAAGTGA